Proteins encoded within one genomic window of Mya arenaria isolate MELC-2E11 chromosome 13, ASM2691426v1:
- the LOC128213096 gene encoding tartrate-resistant acid phosphatase type 5-like, with protein sequence MIRFMFMCIFLREVSCMDSLRFLAVGDWGGIPFWPYDTPIETKVAKQMAKVSEMYQSSFNLALGDNFYSNGVTDVDDKRFKETFEDVYHYDSLMNPWYIVAGNHDHYGNASAQIAYTKRSERWNFPDYYYSLNFKIPGGDGVDIIMIDTVLLCGNTDHDIVGDQPHGPENVKVAEDHWAWLDTQLKSSKAEYLLVAGHFPVYSIAEHGPTKCLTNRLKPMLNKYNVTAYFCGHDHNLQHISSSESGWTVDYFVSGAGNIVEDNKSHERDIPAGSLKFFWAKLIDLGGFAVVEATSKNMTMSFVDGFGSTLYSYTMYSRKS encoded by the exons ATGAtaagatttatgtttatgtgtatttttcttCGAG AGGTCAGCTGCATGGACAGCCTACGGTTCCTGGCGGTTGGGGACTGGGGCGGGATCCCTTTCTGGCCCTACGACACCCCTATAGAGACTAAAGTAGCTAAACAGATGGCCAAAGTCTCCGAGATGTACCAATCCAGTTTCAACCTCGCCCTAGGGGACAACTTCTACTCCAACGGGGTCACTGATGTAGATGACAAGAGGTTTAAG GAAACTTTTGAGGACGTATATCACTATGATTCCCTGATGAATCCCTGGTACATCGTGGCCGGAAATCATGATCATTATGGTAACGCTTCTGCCCAGATAGCTTATACCAAAAGGTCAGAGCGTTG GAACTTCCCAGACTACTACTACTCCCTAAATTTCAAGATCCCTGGAGGGGACGGGGTCGACATTATCATGATTGATACAGTGCTACTGTGTGGTAACACCGACCATGACATTGTCGGAGATCAACCACATGGCCCCGAGAATGTCAAGGTCGCCGAGGATCATTGGGCGTGGTTGGATACACAGCTGAAGTCGTCTAA AGCCGAATACCTGTTAGTTGCTGGTCATTTTCCGGTCTACTCTATAGCGGAACACGGACCTACAAAGTGTCTTACAAATAGGCTTAAACCCATGTTGAACAAATATAACGTGACTGCCTACTTCTGTGGACACGACCATAACCTCCAG CATATAAGTAGCTCGGAGAGCGGGTGGACGGTCGACTACTTTGTTAGTGGGGCCGGAAATATCGTGGAAGACAACAAAAGTCACGAACGGGATATTCCCGCCGGAAGTCTCAAGTTTTTCTGGGCGAAGCTTATTGATCTCGGAGGCTTTGCCGTCGTGGAGGCTACGTCTAAGAATATGACAATGAGCTTTGTAGATGGCTTTGGCAGCACACTGTACTCTTACACGATGTATTCTAGAAAGAGTTGA